Within the Desulfobacterales bacterium genome, the region TCCCTGTCTATGTTCGTAACGACGGCAATCGTGGGGGACATCTTTAAAAAAGATCCGTCGCTTTCATCGGCTTCCGCTACAACAAAATTCCCCTTGCCGAGCAGCGCATTGGTCCCGATACTTTTGAGCATTCCCCCATTGATCACGGTAGGCTCCAGGCCCCCTTTATCCAATACAGCGGCAATGATGGACGTTGTGGTGGTTTTACCATGTGCGCCGGCAATAGCCACGCTGAATTTCATCAGGCGCATCAGTTCGGAGAGCATTTCCGCTCTGGGGATCACCGGGATCGAAGATTCCCTGGCCGCAACGACTTCACAATTATCAGGAGATATGGCGGACGAGACGACCACCACATCCGCCCCGCGGATCTGTTCTGCCAAATGACCGGTCCAGAGGGTTCCGCCCAGACGTTCGAGCCGCCGGGTAATGTCCGAGGCCTTCAGATCAGATCCGGATACCGTATATCCCAGCGTCAGAAGAAGTTCGGCAATTCCGCTCATGCCAATGCCGCCGATTCCCACAAAGTGTATATGATAGTTGTTAAGGTACATAGATTGTCAGTTCATTGTTTAAAATGTTAGTTTTGGTCATGTGATTACCGCGTCCCGCTCATTTTCAAGCGGCTGGAAGCCTCTTCTGGCTGAAGCTCAGAGCAAGAATGTCCCGGGCGGCATCAGGCCTTGCGAAGGTCTGGACGCGGGATGCCATCCGTATCAGCGCCTTCGGGTCAGAGACAAAATACCGGATTCTGCCGGCAAGGAGTTCACCCGTTAGCTCCGTTTCCAAAATCAGTTCTGCCGCACCCCGGTCAGCCAGGCTGCGGGCATTGAGTTCCTGATGATTGTCGGCCGCATAGGGAAACGGAATGAATACCGCCGGCTTTCCAATGGCTGTAATTTCGGCCACAGTGGTCGCTCCGGCCCGGCATATGACCAGATCCGCTTTCCGGTATTGACTGGCCATATCACCGAAAAAAGCTCTCACATCCCCCTTCATCCCCAGGGCTGAATACCGCTTCCGGACAACGTCTTCATCCAGTTCCCCGGTCTGGTGAATCAGAAAAAACCGGTCTTTTTTCTCAATATGTTCCAGTGCGTCCAGAAGCGTCATATTGATGCGGTGGGCACCCTGACTGCCGCCGATAATCAGGACGGTAAAAGGTTTTTCAGCCGCCGGCTCCCGGATCCGACCGGACGTTTCCAGGAACTCTTTTCTCACCGGATTTCCGGTTATCACCGCCTTTTCCGGATTTATCCCCCGCGGGATTGAATCAAACGAGAGACATATCCGGTATGCCAGCCGGGCCAGAATCCGGTTGGTCATTCCGGCAATGATATTCTGTTCATGAATCACGACCCGGATGCCAAGCAGCCACGCCGCCAATGCGACCGGTCCGGAGGAATACCCGCCGACGCCGATGACCACGGCGGGTTTAAACTGTTTCAATATCCGGATCGATTCCAGAACCGCCCCGGGTATTTTTATTGCTGACAAAAACTGATCCAGCCGCCCTTTGCCTTTGAGTCCTTTGACGGAAATCCGCCTGAGATCAAACCTTTTTCCGGCCAGAGCAGATACCTCAAGGGGCCGGCCGGTACTGACAAAAAGGACCCGGTTTCCAGGATCTTTTTCACGGAACGCTTCAGCGATCGCAATGCCAGGGAACAGATGCCCCCCGGTCCCTCCGCCGGCGATGACGATAGCCGAACCACCTTCCGGAGAGGCTTTATCCCCGCGTACCCCTCGATTGCCGCACAATGTCTGTCTGTTCATCTGGCTTTCGCTGCTCCGATATTCATCAATATCCCGACCGATGCCATGTTCATCAGCAGGGATGTCCCCCCGTAGCTGAGAAACGGGAGCGTCAACCCCTTTGTCGGCAACAGGCCCAGGGCCACCCCCATGTTCACGCACACCTGAAGACCGATGGCTGTGGTAAGACCGATGGCCATAAACGAGCCGAACAGATCCCGGGCATTTCTGGCAATGCTGATTCCCTTGAATATGATCAGCAGATACAGTGCCATAATGATGCAAATACCCAGCAAGCCCACTTCTTCACCGATCACGGAGAAAATGAAATCCGTATGCGGCTCCGGAAGATAAAACAGTTTCTGATACCCGTTTCCGATGCCCTTTCCCCAGACTCCCCCGGAGCCGAACGCCATCAGGGAATGAACGATCTGATAGCCCTCATCGGTCGAATACTTCCATGGATCAATAAAGCTCATCAGTCGCCTGAGCCGGTACGGTGCATGAATCGCACAGGCATACCCGACGGGTATCAGACACGCAACAGAGACCAATAGATATTTGATCCTGACCCCCGCGACAAACATCATCACCCAGGTAATGACCGCGAGAATGACCACTGAACCAAAATCCGGCTGCAGCAGTATCGGAACGCTCAACAGGCTCAGAACCAGAACATGCGGCACAAATCCAATGGAAAACTCCCGTATGGCATCGGTCTTCCTGCTGAGTGAATAGGCCAGGAAAACGACCAGGGCCAGACGAACAAATTCGGACGGCTGAAACGTAAAGCTGCCGAGCCGGAGCCACCGGGCAGCCCCACCGGCACTTAATCCGAATCCGGTCAGCTCAACAGCCAGAAGCGCAATAATCGCAACCAGCAGCATCGGATAGGTCAGCAGTCGATACATCGGATACGGAATATGCCGGCAGGCTAACAAAATCATGAAACCTGCAACCGAAAACAGAACCTGCTTTTTAATAAAATAATAATCGGTCCCGAATTTTTTCAATGCCAGCGCTGAGCTTGCACTGTAGACCATCACCAATCCAATGCCCACAAGAAACATCACGGCAAACAGCAGCGCCACATCGTATGGACTGCCGGAGGCGGCCGAATCGGCGTTAACCGGAGTATCCTGTTCTATTGGCTTTTGCATCGAAGCGCTTCAACTGCCTTTCGAAAAATGTTTCCCCGATGACCGTAGCTGTCAAACATATCAAAGCTTGAACAGGCTGGAGACAGCACCACGGCATCTCCTGAAGACGCACAGTCCGATGCGAGGCGCAGTGCATCGGACATGGACGAGGCGCTCAGTGATGGCACGGCCTTTCCTATAGCGTTTAAAATGTCTTCCCGGGCTTCTCCCATGACAACCAGCTGTTTGACACGGGCCTTGATCAACGGTTCAAGCAGTGAAAAGTCTGAACCCTTGTTTCGTCCGCCCATAATGAGAACCACCGGCTTTTCCAATGATTCAAGCGCCTTTGCCACGGCAGCCACATTGGTGGCCTTGGAATCGTTCACATACTCCACGCCGTTGATGACAGCGACAGACTCCAGCCGGTGAGGAAGGCTTTCAAACCGGCTCATCGCCGTTTCAATCCCTTCCGGTGTGGCACCGGCTGCCAGCGATGCCAGCGATGCGGCGGCCACATTCTCCAGGTTGTGTCTGCCCAGATGTTCCGCACAGGAGATCCTGATTCGGCAGGTACGTTCCGGGCCCATCCGGAACAGCATATGCCCGCCATCCATGACAACGCCATATTCGGACTCCGGGCAGCCGTTAAACCACAAACGGCGGCTTCGGATGGAACCGGCAATAGCGCGGACTGACGCATCTGAGCCGTTTAATACGGCCTGATCATCCGGATGCTGGTTTTCAAAAATCCGGGCTTTTGAGCGGATATATCCGCCGAAATCCGGGTACCGGTCCATGTGGTCTTCGGCAATATTGAGCAAAACGGCCACCGAGGGCCGGAAAGTGTCGATGGTATCGAGCTGAAAACTGCTCAGTTCGACAACGACGATATCCGCCTTTTCATCACCGTCGACATAACCGATCAGGGGGTTTCCGATATTGCCCCCAACAAATACCTTCTTTCCCGAGCATCTGAGCATCTCGCCCACCATGGTCGTTGTGGTGGTTTTACCGTTGGTTCCGGTGACAGCAACAATGGGCTCTCCGATAAACCGGGACGCCAGCTCGATCTCGCCAATGACCGGAACCCCCTTTTTCCGGGCCCGGTTGACCGGCTCGATGGTATGCGGCACACCGGGACTGAGCACAATCAAATCCGCGGTCTCAAACGTTTTAACCTGATGCCCGCCCAGCTCCTGCCGGATATCCAGGCCCTTGAGCTGTTCCAGTTTCTCTTTCAACGCCTTTTCACCGGCCATGTCAGTGACGGTGACCCGGGCATGCCTGCGGGATAAAAACCGGGCCGCTGAGATGCCGGATTTACCCAGGCCGACAATGACAATATGCTTTCCTTGAATATTCATATCCAGTTTCACCAACTATCTGAGTTTTAACGTGCTGATGGAAATCAGCGCCAGAATGATCGAAATAATCCAGAACCTCACACATACCTTGGGTTCCGGCCATCCTTTGAGTTCAAAATGATGATGCAGGGGCGCCATTCTGAAAATCCGGCGTCCGTTTGTCATCTTGAAAAAACCTACCTGAAAAATGACCGACAACGCTTCGATAACAAACAGCCCCCCCACCAGAACCAGCAGAATCTCCTGTTTCGTGATGACCGCCACGGTACCGATCGCGCCTCCCAGCGAAAGGGAGCCGACATCGCCCATAAAAATCTGCGCCGGGTAGGTGTTAAACCATAAAAACCCCAGACCGGCCCCGGCCATGGCCCCGCAGAATACAGCCAGTTCACCGCTGCCGGCAACATAGGTGATCTGCAGATAATCCGCAATTCTGACGTGCCCCGCCACATAGGCAAATACCATATACGTGACTGCCGTTATGATCACGGGACCAATCGCCAGGCCATCGAGCCCGTCGGTTAAATTGACGGCATTGGAGGTGCCGACAATCACCAGCACGGCAAAAAAAATATACCCCCATCCCAAATCCGGTGACAGGCCCTTGAAAAACGGAACGGTCACCCGTGTATTGAGATCGAAAAACGAGAACAGTAACACGCCGGCCACCAGAGCCGTAACCGTCTGCAGAACAAGCTTGCTTCTGGCACTCAGGCCCTTGCTTTGTTTACGGATCACCTTCAGATAATCATCGGCAAAGCCGATCAAACCGTATCCGGCCGTAATCAGCAGAACGATCCAGATATAACGATTCGTCAGATTGGTCCACAGCAGCGTTGACATACAAATGGAACCGATGATCAGGACGCCTCCCATGGTTGGGGTCCCGTTTTTTTTCAAATGACTCTGAGGCCCGTCATCTCTGACATATTGTCCAATCTGCAACTGCGTCAGTTTCCGAATGACCCAGGGTCCCAGAAGCACACAGACCAAAAACGACGTCAGACCGGCATAAATGGTCCGAAAAGTAATGTATTTGAATACATTTAAAGCAGATACGGTTGTATGGAGCGGATACAGCAAATGGTACAGCATAATTATTTATATCACAGCATCAATGTGTTATTTTTTCAGGATGCCCTGCCCGCATTGGAATTCATGCCCCGCAGGCCATCAACGATTTTTTCCATTTTTATTGAACGGGAGCCTTTGATCAGCACCCAGTCCCCCGGCTCAAGCCATTTTTGCAGATCGGCCTCAATGGCTTCCCGGCTTCCGATAAAAATGCTGCCGGAAGCCATGTGCGCCTGCTGAGCGCCTTCGGCTACCGCATATGCAAAATCTCCAGTCACGTACAGTCTTGAAATACCGGATGCGGCTGCCACCCCCCCGATTTTACGGTGAAGGGCTTCTGATTGCGCCCCGAGTTCGCGCATGTCACCGGCCACAAGAATGCCCCTGCCTTTTCCTTTCAGGGATTCGAGTGTCCGGATTGCCGCTTCCATGGAGCGGGGATTGGCATTATAGGTATCATCGATCACATGAACCTGTCGGTTCGCCATAAACACGTTCATTCTCTGGCGAACCGGTTTGAACGCTTCAAGTCCGGCTTTGATATCCCCGGCCGACAGACCCCGGGCATATCCGGCGGCGGCTGCGGCAAGCGCATTGGACACCATAAACAGGCCCGGGGTATCGAGTGTTACGGGCACACGGTCACCTGGCAGCTCAAGGACAAACGAAACGCAGGATGCGTCCTGGTTCACCGAAGATGCCCGGATGTCGGCCGTCGGTGACATGCCAAAGCAGAGGCGTTGACCGTTAAAAGCTGCCGCCAGACGCATGACGTTCGGATCATCCGCATTGAACACGGCCGTGCCTTCCGGTTTGATATGTTCCAGCAGCTCACCCTTGGCCCGCATCACGCCCTCGATGGAGCCGAGGCCTTCCAGATGCACCGGCCCGATGTTGATAATCACGCCGATGTCAGGCTGACAAATTTGAGCCAGACGGCGGATTTCTCCCGGATGGTTCATACCGAGCTCGAGAATCGCCAGCTCATGCTGACAAGCGAGCCGGAGAAGCGTCAGGGGAAGTCCGATCAGATTGTTATAATTGCCCTGGGTTGACAGGGTATTCACGTGCCCGGAAAACACCGATACCGCCATTTCCCTGGTGGTGGTTTTGCCGCATGAACCGGTAATGGCAATGACCGGAGCCCTTGTCCTTTCGAGATTAAATGCCGCCAGATCTCCCAGTGCCCTTGTGGTATCATCCACTGCTATGCAGACAACCCGGTCCTGTTCCAGCCGGTCCAGCCCCGGATCAAGGGTCTCATGCCGGCTCACCACTATCCCCCTCCTGACACCCGGCGTCAGAATATCCCGGATAAACCGGTGGCCGTCATGAACCTCTCCCCGGATGGCAACGAACACATCATCGGCTGATATCCGGCGCGAATCAATGCTCACGCCTGAAAACCGCTGCCGGATATCTCCGCACAGCAGCGTGCCCCCTGATGCGTTCAGGATCTCTTCCGCGGTCCATGGTATGAGTTTAATGTGAGTCATCCTCTTCCCTCAACACCCGTCCGGCTTCCTCCACATCATTAAAGTGAGTCCGGGTGGTGCCAATGATCTGATAGGTTTCATGCCCCTTACCCGCAATCAGGACGGTATCGCCTTTGGCCGCCGTCCGTATCGCCCCTTCAATGGCGCGTCTGCGGTCGGGTTCGACCACATAGCCTTTTTTCTGAATGCCGGGTCCCATTTCTGACGGCATATACTCCCCGGGACTTGTCTTCCGGGCGCCTTCCCGGACCTCATCTATAATATCCAGGGGATTTTCCGTCCTCGGGTTATCCGAGGTGATCACGGCA harbors:
- the murG gene encoding undecaprenyldiphospho-muramoylpentapeptide beta-N-acetylglucosaminyltransferase, with product MNRQTLCGNRGVRGDKASPEGGSAIVIAGGGTGGHLFPGIAIAEAFREKDPGNRVLFVSTGRPLEVSALAGKRFDLRRISVKGLKGKGRLDQFLSAIKIPGAVLESIRILKQFKPAVVIGVGGYSSGPVALAAWLLGIRVVIHEQNIIAGMTNRILARLAYRICLSFDSIPRGINPEKAVITGNPVRKEFLETSGRIREPAAEKPFTVLIIGGSQGAHRINMTLLDALEHIEKKDRFFLIHQTGELDEDVVRKRYSALGMKGDVRAFFGDMASQYRKADLVICRAGATTVAEITAIGKPAVFIPFPYAADNHQELNARSLADRGAAELILETELTGELLAGRIRYFVSDPKALIRMASRVQTFARPDAARDILALSFSQKRLPAA
- the ftsW gene encoding putative lipid II flippase FtsW — translated: MQKPIEQDTPVNADSAASGSPYDVALLFAVMFLVGIGLVMVYSASSALALKKFGTDYYFIKKQVLFSVAGFMILLACRHIPYPMYRLLTYPMLLVAIIALLAVELTGFGLSAGGAARWLRLGSFTFQPSEFVRLALVVFLAYSLSRKTDAIREFSIGFVPHVLVLSLLSVPILLQPDFGSVVILAVITWVMMFVAGVRIKYLLVSVACLIPVGYACAIHAPYRLRRLMSFIDPWKYSTDEGYQIVHSLMAFGSGGVWGKGIGNGYQKLFYLPEPHTDFIFSVIGEEVGLLGICIIMALYLLIIFKGISIARNARDLFGSFMAIGLTTAIGLQVCVNMGVALGLLPTKGLTLPFLSYGGTSLLMNMASVGILMNIGAAKAR
- the murD gene encoding UDP-N-acetylmuramoyl-L-alanine--D-glutamate ligase codes for the protein MNIQGKHIVIVGLGKSGISAARFLSRRHARVTVTDMAGEKALKEKLEQLKGLDIRQELGGHQVKTFETADLIVLSPGVPHTIEPVNRARKKGVPVIGEIELASRFIGEPIVAVTGTNGKTTTTTMVGEMLRCSGKKVFVGGNIGNPLIGYVDGDEKADIVVVELSSFQLDTIDTFRPSVAVLLNIAEDHMDRYPDFGGYIRSKARIFENQHPDDQAVLNGSDASVRAIAGSIRSRRLWFNGCPESEYGVVMDGGHMLFRMGPERTCRIRISCAEHLGRHNLENVAAASLASLAAGATPEGIETAMSRFESLPHRLESVAVINGVEYVNDSKATNVAAVAKALESLEKPVVLIMGGRNKGSDFSLLEPLIKARVKQLVVMGEAREDILNAIGKAVPSLSASSMSDALRLASDCASSGDAVVLSPACSSFDMFDSYGHRGNIFRKAVEALRCKSQ
- the mraY gene encoding phospho-N-acetylmuramoyl-pentapeptide-transferase → MLYHLLYPLHTTVSALNVFKYITFRTIYAGLTSFLVCVLLGPWVIRKLTQLQIGQYVRDDGPQSHLKKNGTPTMGGVLIIGSICMSTLLWTNLTNRYIWIVLLITAGYGLIGFADDYLKVIRKQSKGLSARSKLVLQTVTALVAGVLLFSFFDLNTRVTVPFFKGLSPDLGWGYIFFAVLVIVGTSNAVNLTDGLDGLAIGPVIITAVTYMVFAYVAGHVRIADYLQITYVAGSGELAVFCGAMAGAGLGFLWFNTYPAQIFMGDVGSLSLGGAIGTVAVITKQEILLVLVGGLFVIEALSVIFQVGFFKMTNGRRIFRMAPLHHHFELKGWPEPKVCVRFWIISIILALISISTLKLR
- a CDS encoding UDP-N-acetylmuramoyl-tripeptide--D-alanyl-D-alanine ligase, which codes for MTHIKLIPWTAEEILNASGGTLLCGDIRQRFSGVSIDSRRISADDVFVAIRGEVHDGHRFIRDILTPGVRRGIVVSRHETLDPGLDRLEQDRVVCIAVDDTTRALGDLAAFNLERTRAPVIAITGSCGKTTTREMAVSVFSGHVNTLSTQGNYNNLIGLPLTLLRLACQHELAILELGMNHPGEIRRLAQICQPDIGVIINIGPVHLEGLGSIEGVMRAKGELLEHIKPEGTAVFNADDPNVMRLAAAFNGQRLCFGMSPTADIRASSVNQDASCVSFVLELPGDRVPVTLDTPGLFMVSNALAAAAAGYARGLSAGDIKAGLEAFKPVRQRMNVFMANRQVHVIDDTYNANPRSMEAAIRTLESLKGKGRGILVAGDMRELGAQSEALHRKIGGVAAASGISRLYVTGDFAYAVAEGAQQAHMASGSIFIGSREAIEADLQKWLEPGDWVLIKGSRSIKMEKIVDGLRGMNSNAGRAS